From Bos indicus isolate NIAB-ARS_2022 breed Sahiwal x Tharparkar chromosome 4, NIAB-ARS_B.indTharparkar_mat_pri_1.0, whole genome shotgun sequence, the proteins below share one genomic window:
- the KCP gene encoding kielin/chordin-like protein isoform X5, translated as MQEKSPPLASSFRPPRHSPAPLSRGWGQDGGAIRQAGTTGLDDRHQKPSLNKGWVGGGLVCPHPPSLCLLSQDYSQQGGESMARAVAVLLSLILQLASRTLAPGTSRGGAISREPLGLADIQDYQSEGPAHSSAPAGVPEEWWRPLEEQLERLEAEVTELREQNKDLQGRVTQLESCECHPASPQCWGLGRAWPEGARWEPDACTACVCQDGAANCVPKPGLARCHGCSHNGQAYGNGETFTPDACTICRCLEGAVTCTQKPCRRGPCQEPGACCPHCCPGGYRDGETWQLERCVICTCQAGTVRCQGPSCSELNCLESYTPPGECCPVCRPGCEYEGQLYEEGANFWSSSNPCLQCSCLRSLVRCVPTKCPPIPCPKPVLRPGHCCPTCQAQGCTENGSHWEHGQEWTTPGDPCWICQCLEGHIRCRQRECASLCPYPARPLPGTCCPVCDGCFLNGRDYRSGEPVGSGDPCSRCRCVNGSVQCEPPPCPPTPCRHPGRTPGECCPVCDSCEYQGHKYQNQETFQLQESGRCAHCSCQAGEVSCEERECPGMPCTLPDSGPEPCSVCVLDGEEFAEGVQWEPDGQPCTTCSCQAGVPVCGTLLCSPAPCQHPTQPPGACCPSCENCTYHGQVYANGQNFTDADPCHTCHCEDGTVTCSLVNCPPTTCARPQRGPSQCCPRCPDCVLEKQVFLDGERFSHPRDPCQECQCREGHAHCQPRLCPRTSCAHPLPGVCCQNNCNGCAFGGKEYPNGADFPHPSDPCRLCHCVGGTVQCLARRCPPLPCPEPVLLPRECCPRCPAAPSGCPRPGGLVPAHHQEHFSPPNDPCRRCLCLDGSVSCWRLPCPPVPCTHPHQGPCCPSCDGCLYQGKEFTSGERFPSPTARCHICLCWEGSISCEPRACAPAQCPFPAQGDCCPACDGCEYLGESYLSGQEFPDPREPCNLCTCLGGFVTCGRRPCEPLGCSHPLTRAGHCCPTCQGCLYHGVTAAPGETLPDPLDPACSLCTCQEGSMRCQKKPCPPALCPRPSSGPCFCPVCHSCLSQGREHQDGEEFEGPTGSCERCLCQAGQVSCVRQRCPPLSCPLQVTEPGSCCPRCRGCLFHGEEHPEGSSWKPPDSPCSSCMCHEGVITCARIQCVTSCAQPHQGPSDCCPRCSDCEHEGRKYEPGESFQPGADPCEVCVCELQPEGTPSLRCHRRQCPHLAGCPTSQLLTPGPQQCCPTCAEALSHCTEHLLGSELTPPDPCYSCQCQTVWWRLRAGQRRMERAGGTPATPVSRAPAVPRPVVRAPGPAGGLRGALGRGRLHQLLLHGRHRALPEPALPAALLWARRGPRPESRQLLSSLPAPARFLHGLRRPSLPHLRRPPAALPGQL; from the exons GTGGGGCCATCTCCAGGGAGCCCCTTGGCCTTGCTGACATCCAGGACTACCAGTCAGAGGGGCCAGCCCACTCCTCAGCCCCTGCTGGGGTCCCCGAGGAATGGTGGCGCCCCCTGGAGGAGCAGCTGGAAAGGCTGGAGGCAGAGGTCACGGAGCTCAGAGAACAG AACAAGGACTTGCAGGGCAGGGTGACGCAGCTGGAGTCCTGTGAGTGCCACCCAGCTTCCCCCCAGTGCTGGGGGTTGGGCCGGGCCTGGCCCGAGGGGGCTCGCTGGGAGCCCGACGCCTGCACAGCCTGTGTCTGCCAGGACGGGGCTGCAAACTGTGTCCCCAAGCCCGGCCTGGCCCGCTGCCACG GCTGCAGCCACAATGGTCAGGCCTATGGCAATGGGGAGACCTTCACCCCAGATGCCTGCACCATCTGCCGCTGCCTG GAAGGAGCTGTAACTTGCACCCAGAAGCCATGCCGGAGAGGACCCTGCCAAGAGCCAGGAGCATGCTGCCCACACT GCTGCCCTGGAGGCTACAGGGATGGGGAAACGTGGCAATTGGAGCGCTGTGTTATCTGCACCTGCCAG GCAGGGACAGTGCGGTGCCAGGGGCCCTCATGCTCAGAGCTCAACTGCCTGGAGAGCTACACCCCACCTGGGGAGTGCTGCCCCGTCTGCCGGCCAG GCTGTGAGTATGAGGGGCAGCTTTACGAGGAAGGGGCCAACTTCTGGTCCAGCTCCAACCCTTgtctccagtgctcctgcctg aggagcctggttcgCTGCGTGCCCACGAAGTGCCCGCCCATCCCCTGCCCCAAGCCAGTCCTGAGGCCTGGGCACTGCTGCCCGACCTGCCAAG CTCAAGGCTGCACAGAAAATGGTTCTCACTGGGAGCATGGCCAAGAGTGGACCACCCCTGGGGACCCCTGCTGGATCTGCCAGTGCCTG GAAGGCCACATCCGGTGCCGCCAGCGGGAATGTGCCAGTCTGTGCCCATACCCTGCCCGGCCCCTCCCGGGCACCTGCTGCCCGGTATGTGATG GCTGTTTCCTAAATGGGCGGGACTACCGCAGCGGGGAGCCCGTGGgctctggggacccctgctcGCGCTGCCGTTGTGTC AATGGGAGTGTCCAGTGTGAGCCTCCACCCTGCCCACCCACACCCTGCAGACACCCAGGCAGGACCCCGGGGGAGTGCTGCCCTGTCTGTGACA GCTGTGAGTACCAGGGACACAAGTATCAGAACCAGGAGACCTTCCAGCTCCAAGAGAGTGGCCGCTGTGCCCACTGCTCCTGCCAG GCTGGTGAAGTCTCCTGCGAGGAGCGTGAGTGCCCAGGCATGCCCTGCACCCTGCCTGACTCTGGCCCCGAGCCCTGCTCAG TCTGCGTGCTTGATGGAGAGGAGTTTGCTGAGGGTGTCCAGTGGGAGCCTGATGGCCAGCCCTGCACGACCTGCTCCTGTCAAGCTGGGGTACCTGTGTGTGGGACTTTGCTCtgctccccagccccctgccagCACCCCACCCAGCCCCCGG GTGCCTGCTGCCCCAGCTGTGAGAATTGCACTTACCATGGCCAAGTGTATGCCAACGGGCAGAACTTCACAGACGCAGACCCTTGCCACACCTGCCACTGCGAG GATGGGACCGTGACGTGCTCCTTGGTCAACTGCCCTCCCACAACCTGTGCCAGGCCTCAGAGGGGACCCAGCCAATGCTGCCCCAGGTGCCCAG ACTGCGTCCTGGAGAAACAGGTGTTTTTGGACGGTGAACGCTTCTCGCACCCCCGAGATCCCTGCCAGGAATGCCAGTGCCGGGAAGGCCATGCCCACTGCCAACCCCGGCTCTGCCCCCGGACCTCCTGTGCCCACCCGCTGCCTGGTGTCTGTTGCCAGAACAACTGCAATG GTTGTGCCTTTGGTGGGAAAGAGTACCCCAACGGGGCCGACTTCCCCCACCCCTCCGATCCCTGCCGTCTGTGTCACTGTGTG GGAGGCACTGTGCAGTGCCTGGCGCGCCGCTGCCCACCCTTGCCCTGCCCAGAGCCGGTCCTGCTGCCCAGAGAGTGCTGCCCACGGTGCCCAG CTGCCCCCTCGGGCTGCCCCCGGCCAGGGGGCTTGGTCCCTGCCCACCACCAGGAGCACTTCTCCCCGCCCAACGACCCCTGCCGCCGCTGCCTCTGCCTGGACGGCTCGGTGTCCTGCTGGAGACTGCCCTGCCCTCCCGTGCCCTGCACCCACCCGCACCAGGGGCCCTGCTGCCCCTCCTGTGACG GCTGCCTGTACCAGGGGAAGGAGTTCACCAGCGGGGAGCGCTTCCCTTCGCCCACTGCCAGATGTCACATCTGCCTCTGCTGGGAGGGCAGCATCAGCTGTGAGCCCAGGGCCTGTGCACCTGCCCAGTgccccttccctgcccagggTGACTGCTGCCCTGCCTGTGATG GCTGTGAGTATCTGGGGGAGTCCTACCTGAGTGGCCAGGAGTTCCCAGATCCCCGCGAGCCCTGCAACCTGTGTACCTGCCTCGGAGGCTTCGTGACCTGCGGCCGCCGGCCCTGTGAGCCCCTGGGCTGCAGCCACCCACTCACCCGAGCTGGGCACTGCTGCCCGACCTGCCAGG GATGCCTCTATCATGGCGTCACTGCTGCCCCTGGAGAGACCCTTCCTGACCCACTAGACCCCGCCTGCTCGCTCTGCACCTGCCAG GAAGGCTCCATGCGCTGCCAGAAGAAGCCGTGTCCTCCAGCTCTCTGCCCTCGCCCCTCTTCAGGACCCTGCTTCTGCCCCGTGTGCCACA GCTGCCTCTCTCAGGGCCGGGAGCACCAGGACGGGGAGGAGTTCGAGGGGCCCACAGGCAGCTGTGAGCGCTGTCTCTGTCAG GCCGGCCAGGTCAGCTGTGTGCGGCAGCGCTGCCCACCCCTGTCCTGCCCGCTCCAGGTCACGGAGCCGGGGAGCTGCTGTCCTCGCTGCAGAG GCTGCCTGTTTCATGGGGAGGAGCACCCCGAAGGCAGTAGCTGGAAGCCCCCTGAcagcccctgctcctcctgcatgTGTCATGAGGGTGTCATCACCTGTGCCCGCATCCAGTGTGTCACCTCCTGTGCCCAGCCCCACCAGGGGCCCAGTGACTGCTGCCCTCGGTGCTCTG ACTGTGAGCATGAGGGTCGGAAGTATGAGCCAGGAGAGAGCTTCCAGCCCGGTGCAGACCCCTGCGAAGTCTGCGTCTGTGAG CTGCAGCCCGAGGGGACACCCAGCCTGCGCTGTCACCGGCGGCAGTGCCCCCACCTAGCGGGCTGCCCCACCAGCCAGCTCCTGACCCCAGGGCCCCAGCAGTGCTGCCCCACCTGTGCCG AGGCGCTGAGCCACTGCACAGAGCACCTGCTGGGGTCTGAGTTGACCCCACCAGACCCCTGCTACAGCTGCCAGTGCCAG ACTGTGTGGTGGAGGCTGCGGGCCGGACAGCGGCGGATGGAGAGAGCTGGAGGGACCCCAGCAACGCCTGTGTCACGTGCACCTGCCGt CCCCCGCCCCGTCGTGCGCGCACCAGGGCCGGCAGGTGGCCTCCGGGGAGCGCTGGGACGTGGACGCCTGCACCAACtgctcctgcatggcaggcaccGTGCGCTGCCAGAGCCAGCGCTGCCCGCCGCTCTCCTGTGGGCCC GACGAGGCCCCCGCCCTGAGTCCCGGCAGCTGCTGTCCTCGCTGCCTGCCCCGGCCCGCTTCCTGCATGGCCTTCGGAGACCCTCATTACCGCACCTTCGACGGCCGCCTGCTGCACTTCCAGGGCAGCTGTAG
- the KCP gene encoding kielin/chordin-like protein isoform X8 — protein sequence MQEKSPPLASSFRPPRHSPAPLSRGWGQDGGAIRQAGTTGLDDRHQKPSLNKGWVGGGLVCPHPPSLCLLSQDYSQQGGESMARAVAVLLSLILQLASRTLAPGTSRGGAISREPLGLADIQDYQSEGPAHSSAPAGVPEEWWRPLEEQLERLEAEVTELREQNKDLQGRVTQLESCECHPASPQCWGLGRAWPEGARWEPDACTACVCQDGAANCVPKPGLARCHGCSHNGQAYGNGETFTPDACTICRCLEGAVTCTQKPCRRGPCQEPGACCPHCCPGGYRDGETWQLERCVICTCQAGTVRCQGPSCSELNCLESYTPPGECCPVCRPGCEYEGQLYEEGANFWSSSNPCLQCSCLRSLVRCVPTKCPPIPCPKPVLRPGHCCPTCQAQGCTENGSHWEHGQEWTTPGDPCWICQCLEGHIRCRQRECASLCPYPARPLPGTCCPVCDGCFLNGRDYRSGEPVGSGDPCSRCRCVNGSVQCEPPPCPPTPCRHPGRTPGECCPVCDSCEYQGHKYQNQETFQLQESGRCAHCSCQAGEVSCEERECPGMPCTLPDSGPEPCSVCVLDGEEFAEGVQWEPDGQPCTTCSCQAGVPVCGTLLCSPAPCQHPTQPPGACCPSCENCTYHGQVYANGQNFTDADPCHTCHCEDGTVTCSLVNCPPTTCARPQRGPSQCCPRCPDCVLEKQVFLDGERFSHPRDPCQECQCREGHAHCQPRLCPRTSCAHPLPGVCCQNNCNGCAFGGKEYPNGADFPHPSDPCRLCHCVGGTVQCLARRCPPLPCPEPVLLPRECCPRCPAAPSGCPRPGGLVPAHHQEHFSPPNDPCRRCLCLDGSVSCWRLPCPPVPCTHPHQGPCCPSCDGCLYQGKEFTSGERFPSPTARCHICLCWEGSISCEPRACAPAQCPFPAQGDCCPACDGCEYLGESYLSGQEFPDPREPCNLCTCLGGFVTCGRRPCEPLGCSHPLTRAGHCCPTCQGCLYHGVTAAPGETLPDPLDPACSLCTCQEGSMRCQKKPCPPALCPRPSSGPCFCPVCHSCLSQGREHQDGEEFEGPTGSCRPGQLCAAALPTPVLPAPGHGAGELLSSLQRLPVSWGGAPRRQ from the exons GTGGGGCCATCTCCAGGGAGCCCCTTGGCCTTGCTGACATCCAGGACTACCAGTCAGAGGGGCCAGCCCACTCCTCAGCCCCTGCTGGGGTCCCCGAGGAATGGTGGCGCCCCCTGGAGGAGCAGCTGGAAAGGCTGGAGGCAGAGGTCACGGAGCTCAGAGAACAG AACAAGGACTTGCAGGGCAGGGTGACGCAGCTGGAGTCCTGTGAGTGCCACCCAGCTTCCCCCCAGTGCTGGGGGTTGGGCCGGGCCTGGCCCGAGGGGGCTCGCTGGGAGCCCGACGCCTGCACAGCCTGTGTCTGCCAGGACGGGGCTGCAAACTGTGTCCCCAAGCCCGGCCTGGCCCGCTGCCACG GCTGCAGCCACAATGGTCAGGCCTATGGCAATGGGGAGACCTTCACCCCAGATGCCTGCACCATCTGCCGCTGCCTG GAAGGAGCTGTAACTTGCACCCAGAAGCCATGCCGGAGAGGACCCTGCCAAGAGCCAGGAGCATGCTGCCCACACT GCTGCCCTGGAGGCTACAGGGATGGGGAAACGTGGCAATTGGAGCGCTGTGTTATCTGCACCTGCCAG GCAGGGACAGTGCGGTGCCAGGGGCCCTCATGCTCAGAGCTCAACTGCCTGGAGAGCTACACCCCACCTGGGGAGTGCTGCCCCGTCTGCCGGCCAG GCTGTGAGTATGAGGGGCAGCTTTACGAGGAAGGGGCCAACTTCTGGTCCAGCTCCAACCCTTgtctccagtgctcctgcctg aggagcctggttcgCTGCGTGCCCACGAAGTGCCCGCCCATCCCCTGCCCCAAGCCAGTCCTGAGGCCTGGGCACTGCTGCCCGACCTGCCAAG CTCAAGGCTGCACAGAAAATGGTTCTCACTGGGAGCATGGCCAAGAGTGGACCACCCCTGGGGACCCCTGCTGGATCTGCCAGTGCCTG GAAGGCCACATCCGGTGCCGCCAGCGGGAATGTGCCAGTCTGTGCCCATACCCTGCCCGGCCCCTCCCGGGCACCTGCTGCCCGGTATGTGATG GCTGTTTCCTAAATGGGCGGGACTACCGCAGCGGGGAGCCCGTGGgctctggggacccctgctcGCGCTGCCGTTGTGTC AATGGGAGTGTCCAGTGTGAGCCTCCACCCTGCCCACCCACACCCTGCAGACACCCAGGCAGGACCCCGGGGGAGTGCTGCCCTGTCTGTGACA GCTGTGAGTACCAGGGACACAAGTATCAGAACCAGGAGACCTTCCAGCTCCAAGAGAGTGGCCGCTGTGCCCACTGCTCCTGCCAG GCTGGTGAAGTCTCCTGCGAGGAGCGTGAGTGCCCAGGCATGCCCTGCACCCTGCCTGACTCTGGCCCCGAGCCCTGCTCAG TCTGCGTGCTTGATGGAGAGGAGTTTGCTGAGGGTGTCCAGTGGGAGCCTGATGGCCAGCCCTGCACGACCTGCTCCTGTCAAGCTGGGGTACCTGTGTGTGGGACTTTGCTCtgctccccagccccctgccagCACCCCACCCAGCCCCCGG GTGCCTGCTGCCCCAGCTGTGAGAATTGCACTTACCATGGCCAAGTGTATGCCAACGGGCAGAACTTCACAGACGCAGACCCTTGCCACACCTGCCACTGCGAG GATGGGACCGTGACGTGCTCCTTGGTCAACTGCCCTCCCACAACCTGTGCCAGGCCTCAGAGGGGACCCAGCCAATGCTGCCCCAGGTGCCCAG ACTGCGTCCTGGAGAAACAGGTGTTTTTGGACGGTGAACGCTTCTCGCACCCCCGAGATCCCTGCCAGGAATGCCAGTGCCGGGAAGGCCATGCCCACTGCCAACCCCGGCTCTGCCCCCGGACCTCCTGTGCCCACCCGCTGCCTGGTGTCTGTTGCCAGAACAACTGCAATG GTTGTGCCTTTGGTGGGAAAGAGTACCCCAACGGGGCCGACTTCCCCCACCCCTCCGATCCCTGCCGTCTGTGTCACTGTGTG GGAGGCACTGTGCAGTGCCTGGCGCGCCGCTGCCCACCCTTGCCCTGCCCAGAGCCGGTCCTGCTGCCCAGAGAGTGCTGCCCACGGTGCCCAG CTGCCCCCTCGGGCTGCCCCCGGCCAGGGGGCTTGGTCCCTGCCCACCACCAGGAGCACTTCTCCCCGCCCAACGACCCCTGCCGCCGCTGCCTCTGCCTGGACGGCTCGGTGTCCTGCTGGAGACTGCCCTGCCCTCCCGTGCCCTGCACCCACCCGCACCAGGGGCCCTGCTGCCCCTCCTGTGACG GCTGCCTGTACCAGGGGAAGGAGTTCACCAGCGGGGAGCGCTTCCCTTCGCCCACTGCCAGATGTCACATCTGCCTCTGCTGGGAGGGCAGCATCAGCTGTGAGCCCAGGGCCTGTGCACCTGCCCAGTgccccttccctgcccagggTGACTGCTGCCCTGCCTGTGATG GCTGTGAGTATCTGGGGGAGTCCTACCTGAGTGGCCAGGAGTTCCCAGATCCCCGCGAGCCCTGCAACCTGTGTACCTGCCTCGGAGGCTTCGTGACCTGCGGCCGCCGGCCCTGTGAGCCCCTGGGCTGCAGCCACCCACTCACCCGAGCTGGGCACTGCTGCCCGACCTGCCAGG GATGCCTCTATCATGGCGTCACTGCTGCCCCTGGAGAGACCCTTCCTGACCCACTAGACCCCGCCTGCTCGCTCTGCACCTGCCAG GAAGGCTCCATGCGCTGCCAGAAGAAGCCGTGTCCTCCAGCTCTCTGCCCTCGCCCCTCTTCAGGACCCTGCTTCTGCCCCGTGTGCCACA GCTGCCTCTCTCAGGGCCGGGAGCACCAGGACGGGGAGGAGTTCGAGGGGCCCACAGGCAGCT GCCGGCCAGGTCAGCTGTGTGCGGCAGCGCTGCCCACCCCTGTCCTGCCCGCTCCAGGTCACGGAGCCGGGGAGCTGCTGTCCTCGCTGCAGAG GCTGCCTGTTTCATGGGGAGGAGCACCCCGAAGGCAGTAG
- the KCP gene encoding kielin/chordin-like protein isoform X6, whose protein sequence is MQEKSPPLASSFRPPRHSPAPLSRGWGQDGGAIRQAGTTGLDDRHQKPSLNKGWVGGGLVCPHPPSLCLLSQDYSQQGGESMARAVAVLLSLILQLASRTLAPGTSRGGAISREPLGLADIQDYQSEGPAHSSAPAGVPEEWWRPLEEQLERLEAEVTELREQNKDLQGRVTQLESCECHPASPQCWGLGRAWPEGARWEPDACTACVCQDGAANCVPKPGLARCHGCSHNGQAYGNGETFTPDACTICRCLEGAVTCTQKPCRRGPCQEPGACCPHCCPGGYRDGETWQLERCVICTCQAGTVRCQGPSCSELNCLESYTPPGECCPVCRPGCEYEGQLYEEGANFWSSSNPCLQCSCLRSLVRCVPTKCPPIPCPKPVLRPGHCCPTCQAQGCTENGSHWEHGQEWTTPGDPCWICQCLEGHIRCRQRECASLCPYPARPLPGTCCPVCDGCFLNGRDYRSGEPVGSGDPCSRCRCVNGSVQCEPPPCPPTPCRHPGRTPGECCPVCDSCEYQGHKYQNQETFQLQESGRCAHCSCQAGEVSCEERECPGMPCTLPDSGPEPCSVCVLDGEEFAEGVQWEPDGQPCTTCSCQAGVPVCGTLLCSPAPCQHPTQPPGACCPSCENCTYHGQVYANGQNFTDADPCHTCHCEDGTVTCSLVNCPPTTCARPQRGPSQCCPRCPDCVLEKQVFLDGERFSHPRDPCQECQCREGHAHCQPRLCPRTSCAHPLPGVCCQNNCNGCAFGGKEYPNGADFPHPSDPCRLCHCVGGTVQCLARRCPPLPCPEPVLLPRECCPRCPAAPSGCPRPGGLVPAHHQEHFSPPNDPCRRCLCLDGSVSCWRLPCPPVPCTHPHQGPCCPSCDGCLYQGKEFTSGERFPSPTARCHICLCWEGSISCEPRACAPAQCPFPAQGDCCPACDGCEYLGESYLSGQEFPDPREPCNLCTCLGGFVTCGRRPCEPLGCSHPLTRAGHCCPTCQGCLYHGVTAAPGETLPDPLDPACSLCTCQEGSMRCQKKPCPPALCPRPSSGPCFCPVCHSCLSQGREHQDGEEFEGPTGSCERCLCQAGQVSCVRQRCPPLSCPLQVTEPGSCCPRCRGCLFHGEEHPEGSSWKPPDSPCSSCMCHEGVITCARIQCVTSCAQPHQGPSDCCPRCSDCEHEGRKYEPGESFQPGADPCEVCVCELQPEGTPSLRCHRRQCPHLAGCPTSQLLTPGPQQCCPTCAEALSHCTEHLLGSELTPPDPCYSCQCQDLTWLCIHRACPELSCPLPERYIPPGSCCPMCQDCVVEAAGRTAADGESWRDPSNACVTCTCRVSWGRGVGGGEPYRQK, encoded by the exons GTGGGGCCATCTCCAGGGAGCCCCTTGGCCTTGCTGACATCCAGGACTACCAGTCAGAGGGGCCAGCCCACTCCTCAGCCCCTGCTGGGGTCCCCGAGGAATGGTGGCGCCCCCTGGAGGAGCAGCTGGAAAGGCTGGAGGCAGAGGTCACGGAGCTCAGAGAACAG AACAAGGACTTGCAGGGCAGGGTGACGCAGCTGGAGTCCTGTGAGTGCCACCCAGCTTCCCCCCAGTGCTGGGGGTTGGGCCGGGCCTGGCCCGAGGGGGCTCGCTGGGAGCCCGACGCCTGCACAGCCTGTGTCTGCCAGGACGGGGCTGCAAACTGTGTCCCCAAGCCCGGCCTGGCCCGCTGCCACG GCTGCAGCCACAATGGTCAGGCCTATGGCAATGGGGAGACCTTCACCCCAGATGCCTGCACCATCTGCCGCTGCCTG GAAGGAGCTGTAACTTGCACCCAGAAGCCATGCCGGAGAGGACCCTGCCAAGAGCCAGGAGCATGCTGCCCACACT GCTGCCCTGGAGGCTACAGGGATGGGGAAACGTGGCAATTGGAGCGCTGTGTTATCTGCACCTGCCAG GCAGGGACAGTGCGGTGCCAGGGGCCCTCATGCTCAGAGCTCAACTGCCTGGAGAGCTACACCCCACCTGGGGAGTGCTGCCCCGTCTGCCGGCCAG GCTGTGAGTATGAGGGGCAGCTTTACGAGGAAGGGGCCAACTTCTGGTCCAGCTCCAACCCTTgtctccagtgctcctgcctg aggagcctggttcgCTGCGTGCCCACGAAGTGCCCGCCCATCCCCTGCCCCAAGCCAGTCCTGAGGCCTGGGCACTGCTGCCCGACCTGCCAAG CTCAAGGCTGCACAGAAAATGGTTCTCACTGGGAGCATGGCCAAGAGTGGACCACCCCTGGGGACCCCTGCTGGATCTGCCAGTGCCTG GAAGGCCACATCCGGTGCCGCCAGCGGGAATGTGCCAGTCTGTGCCCATACCCTGCCCGGCCCCTCCCGGGCACCTGCTGCCCGGTATGTGATG GCTGTTTCCTAAATGGGCGGGACTACCGCAGCGGGGAGCCCGTGGgctctggggacccctgctcGCGCTGCCGTTGTGTC AATGGGAGTGTCCAGTGTGAGCCTCCACCCTGCCCACCCACACCCTGCAGACACCCAGGCAGGACCCCGGGGGAGTGCTGCCCTGTCTGTGACA GCTGTGAGTACCAGGGACACAAGTATCAGAACCAGGAGACCTTCCAGCTCCAAGAGAGTGGCCGCTGTGCCCACTGCTCCTGCCAG GCTGGTGAAGTCTCCTGCGAGGAGCGTGAGTGCCCAGGCATGCCCTGCACCCTGCCTGACTCTGGCCCCGAGCCCTGCTCAG TCTGCGTGCTTGATGGAGAGGAGTTTGCTGAGGGTGTCCAGTGGGAGCCTGATGGCCAGCCCTGCACGACCTGCTCCTGTCAAGCTGGGGTACCTGTGTGTGGGACTTTGCTCtgctccccagccccctgccagCACCCCACCCAGCCCCCGG GTGCCTGCTGCCCCAGCTGTGAGAATTGCACTTACCATGGCCAAGTGTATGCCAACGGGCAGAACTTCACAGACGCAGACCCTTGCCACACCTGCCACTGCGAG GATGGGACCGTGACGTGCTCCTTGGTCAACTGCCCTCCCACAACCTGTGCCAGGCCTCAGAGGGGACCCAGCCAATGCTGCCCCAGGTGCCCAG ACTGCGTCCTGGAGAAACAGGTGTTTTTGGACGGTGAACGCTTCTCGCACCCCCGAGATCCCTGCCAGGAATGCCAGTGCCGGGAAGGCCATGCCCACTGCCAACCCCGGCTCTGCCCCCGGACCTCCTGTGCCCACCCGCTGCCTGGTGTCTGTTGCCAGAACAACTGCAATG GTTGTGCCTTTGGTGGGAAAGAGTACCCCAACGGGGCCGACTTCCCCCACCCCTCCGATCCCTGCCGTCTGTGTCACTGTGTG GGAGGCACTGTGCAGTGCCTGGCGCGCCGCTGCCCACCCTTGCCCTGCCCAGAGCCGGTCCTGCTGCCCAGAGAGTGCTGCCCACGGTGCCCAG CTGCCCCCTCGGGCTGCCCCCGGCCAGGGGGCTTGGTCCCTGCCCACCACCAGGAGCACTTCTCCCCGCCCAACGACCCCTGCCGCCGCTGCCTCTGCCTGGACGGCTCGGTGTCCTGCTGGAGACTGCCCTGCCCTCCCGTGCCCTGCACCCACCCGCACCAGGGGCCCTGCTGCCCCTCCTGTGACG GCTGCCTGTACCAGGGGAAGGAGTTCACCAGCGGGGAGCGCTTCCCTTCGCCCACTGCCAGATGTCACATCTGCCTCTGCTGGGAGGGCAGCATCAGCTGTGAGCCCAGGGCCTGTGCACCTGCCCAGTgccccttccctgcccagggTGACTGCTGCCCTGCCTGTGATG GCTGTGAGTATCTGGGGGAGTCCTACCTGAGTGGCCAGGAGTTCCCAGATCCCCGCGAGCCCTGCAACCTGTGTACCTGCCTCGGAGGCTTCGTGACCTGCGGCCGCCGGCCCTGTGAGCCCCTGGGCTGCAGCCACCCACTCACCCGAGCTGGGCACTGCTGCCCGACCTGCCAGG GATGCCTCTATCATGGCGTCACTGCTGCCCCTGGAGAGACCCTTCCTGACCCACTAGACCCCGCCTGCTCGCTCTGCACCTGCCAG GAAGGCTCCATGCGCTGCCAGAAGAAGCCGTGTCCTCCAGCTCTCTGCCCTCGCCCCTCTTCAGGACCCTGCTTCTGCCCCGTGTGCCACA GCTGCCTCTCTCAGGGCCGGGAGCACCAGGACGGGGAGGAGTTCGAGGGGCCCACAGGCAGCTGTGAGCGCTGTCTCTGTCAG GCCGGCCAGGTCAGCTGTGTGCGGCAGCGCTGCCCACCCCTGTCCTGCCCGCTCCAGGTCACGGAGCCGGGGAGCTGCTGTCCTCGCTGCAGAG GCTGCCTGTTTCATGGGGAGGAGCACCCCGAAGGCAGTAGCTGGAAGCCCCCTGAcagcccctgctcctcctgcatgTGTCATGAGGGTGTCATCACCTGTGCCCGCATCCAGTGTGTCACCTCCTGTGCCCAGCCCCACCAGGGGCCCAGTGACTGCTGCCCTCGGTGCTCTG ACTGTGAGCATGAGGGTCGGAAGTATGAGCCAGGAGAGAGCTTCCAGCCCGGTGCAGACCCCTGCGAAGTCTGCGTCTGTGAG CTGCAGCCCGAGGGGACACCCAGCCTGCGCTGTCACCGGCGGCAGTGCCCCCACCTAGCGGGCTGCCCCACCAGCCAGCTCCTGACCCCAGGGCCCCAGCAGTGCTGCCCCACCTGTGCCG AGGCGCTGAGCCACTGCACAGAGCACCTGCTGGGGTCTGAGTTGACCCCACCAGACCCCTGCTACAGCTGCCAGTGCCAG GACCTGACTTGGCTCTGCATTCACCGGGCCTGTCCTGAGCTCAGCTGTCCCCTGCCTGAACGCTACATACCCCCTGGGAGCTGCTGCCCCATGTGCCAGG ACTGTGTGGTGGAGGCTGCGGGCCGGACAGCGGCGGATGGAGAGAGCTGGAGGGACCCCAGCAACGCCTGTGTCACGTGCACCTGCCGtgtgagctgggggaggggggtggggggtggagaacCTTACAGGCAAAAGTGA